The genome window TTCTGCTGCGCGACGCGCGAGCGCGCCCGTGAGCGCAAGAGCTCGGCCGTTGCGCGGCCGACCTCGGGAGCGTCGACCCACGCGAGCACCTGGCCTCGCTTCACGCGAGCGCCTTCGCCTACCTCGAGCGACGTGACACGTCCCGCGACCAAGGCGCCCACGTCGGCTTCGCCGACCTCGCTGGAGCGGATCTCGCCGGCCACGCGCAGCTCGCGGCGAAAATGGCGACGCTCGACGCTCCCGAGCTTGACGCGGCCGCTCGTCAACAAGGCGCCGTCGATGTGGAGCGGAGCCTTGGCGGCGCCGGCCGGTTCGGAGCTCGCCTTTTGCGGCGGCGGCTCCTTCTTGCATGCGCTCACAAAGAGCGCCAGCGATGCCGTGACGATGGCCGCCGCTCGGCGCGCCCGCGGGGTCTTGTGCGTCGTCATGGGCTCCTCCCGATCTCTGCCGCGAGGGCCCCGGTCAAATACGCGAGCTGCGCGTCGGAGCGAACCACGGCGCCGGCGGCGCGAGCCATCTGCTCTTCGGCGCCGACGACCTTTTGTCGCGCGAGCAGCACCATGGCCACGTCTTGCGTGCCGACTTCGTACTCCTTCTTCGCGAGGCGGAGCGCCTCGCGGAGAGGCTCGATGGCTCGCGAGCGGAGCGCTTCTTTGACCTCGCGCCAATGTTCGCGATCGTGCAGCGCGAGGTTAACGTCACGCCGGAGCTCGGCGAGCGTTCGCGCTTCATGGGCGCGGAGCCCGTCTTCGCTTGCACGAAGGCGAGCCTGCTCGAAGCGCGACGGGTCGACGATGGCCAGCGGGAACCCGACGATGGCGCCGACGATCTGTTCGCCGGTGGCTTCGCGCGCGTAGCTGCCTCCGACCATCGCCGTTGGGCCGTGTTGCGCACGCGTGAGGAGGCCCTCGCGGGCCACGAGCTCGGTGCGAGCGCGCGCGGTCCGCATCGCCGGGTGTTCGCTGACGCTGGCGAGCGCGCTCTTGGCGTCGACGGCTCTGTCGTCGCTCGCGTAGAGATCGCCGCTCACGTCGACGGCGTCGCTCTCCGCCATGCCCAAGGCGTGTCGGAGGTCGACGAGCCTCTCGAAGAGCGTACCTTCCGCTTCAAGGACCAGCGCGTGGGCCGTGCCCACCTCGCCCGAGGCCAGGGCGAGCTCGCGCGGCTGGCCGACGCCAGACGCGACGCGTGCTTTCGTGCTCGCGGCGACGGCCTCCGCTTGCGCCAGCGCTAGCGTGCGAAGGCGAAGCACGTCTTTGGCTTCGAGCGCAGACGCCCATGCGAGGACACCGCGTAGCGCGGCCCCGAGGCGAGCTTGTTGCACGTCTGCGTGAACCGCTTCGCGGAGCTGCGCCGCCGCTTGCCTGCGCGCATCGCCCAAGCCGCGAAGTGCCACGTCCTGCGTGAGGTTGACAGACAACTCGGGGCCGACGACGGGCGCCCTGGCGCGGTATCCAGCGAAGACCGTCAGGGCGGGGGCCCTCAAGAACGGGCCAGCCATCTCCTCGGCTTGCGCTGCCGACGCGCGTGGCGCCAAGGCGGTGGCCACGCCGGGGCCCGCGGCGGCGCCTCGCGTGAGCGCCACGCGACGATCAATCAACGCCGCGGCCGGCGGATCATGGGCCGTGTGGGGAGGCGCCTGCGCTGAGGACGCCTTCGGCCACGCAGCAGCCGTCAACGTGAAGCAGGAAAGGGCGATGGTCGACGCCTTCATGAGGACTCGCTCGGCCCCCCCGGCGCGCCTGATGACGCAGCGTGAGTGTAGCGCCGACCGTCGTCGCCGGCTCGCATTGGGATCGGCTTCATCAACCGGTGCAGTATCGCACACTCGGGCCGGCGGACGCCGAGCCGCCACGGCCGCCAGCCACCCCCGCCCGCCACCCCCCCCGCCCGCCACGAGGGCAGCGTTCGGGCGTGGATCGACGCGCGGGGCATTGTTGGCTGGACCCCGCCAGTCGCCCCCTGCGCAACTCGCGCACCGGCGATGCCGGGGCCAATTTTGCCACCTTTTTGGGGGAACGACTTGCGCACCCGCCCTTGGTGCGACCGTTGCTGAGTGTCCGGTGAACCCCGACGGCGGCCAAGGCCAGGCGGGCGAGGAGATTCCCATGCTTCCCTCATCTTCCGAGACACCGTCCGTTCTGCCCCCGAACTTCCCCAAGGGCACCCAGCGCATACGTTGCCGCGCCGTCGCCCCGGGCTTGCTTGGCTACGTGATTCAGTTCGAGCCGGGAGCTCCGTACCGACGTCCGCTCGTCGTGGAAGATCGCTTCGAAGTCGCGGTGCTCCTTCATGGACGCGGCACGTACGAGTCGGAGGCGCGCGGCGCCCACGTGCTCGAGAGCGATCAGCTCTATTCCTACAACCCCGGCGAGCTGCACACCGACTCACGGGTCTCGAGCGACGAGCGCGGCGTGCTCGTCGGCTTTCGCATCACCGACCCGACGGCCTTTGGTTGGAGCGAACACCCCGTCGCCGGGGCGCTCCGCCACAATGATCCGCGCCTGGTCCTCGCGGCCCGATCGTTCGCCGACGCGGCCCTCAGCAGGGCGCCGCTCGATCACGACGCCATCGTGACCGCCGTGATGCAGTTCGTCGAACGCGAGACCTCCCCGATGTGCGTTGACCCGCTCGAGAAGGCGCGCCGCCTCATCGAATCAGAGCACGTGTCGCAGCTTTACGTCGCGCATCTCGCCGAGGCCGCATGCATGTTGCCGGAGACCTTCACGCGGGCGTTCCGCCGCCGATTTCACACAACGCCGATCGACTACCGACTGCGCGTCCGTCTCCGAGCGGGACGACAGCTCCTCCTGGCGCGGCCTGATCTGACGGTCACCGGCGCCGCGCTGCAAGTAGGGTTCGAGAGCACGCGTTTCTTTCGGATGGCGCTCCGAGGCCGTGGGCACATGTCGCCGCAAGAGCTCCGTGCGCTCTACGCAGAGGTCGAAGGGCTGCCGGTGCCCGAGACGGCGCGAAGGGCCGCGAGCGAGCTCCAGTCGGTAGGCTAACGTTGCGCGTTGGCCTGCCGCGTGCGACTCAGCGCTACGGACAGCCGCCGGCGACGTTCACGTTCTGCGCCGACAGCGCCTCGACGGTCGGCACCCATGGGACGCTCGGAGAGGGCTCGAACTGAAGGCGCGCCGCGATGGAAAGCGAACAGGGATACTTGCCGGCCTGGCCGCGATCGGCAGAGAAGGTGACGCGCCCTTGTCCGTTCACGGGGCCAAGGTTTGCGCCCTTTGGGGTCGGCAGGGTGCCCGTGCTCGTCACGCTGCAGTCGGCGGGATCGTTCGTCGCTTCGGCGCCGTCGACGCCCCACTCGCTCGGGACGTCGAGGCCGTAGCGCGAGCCGAGGCGCGCGACGAGCGTGAGTCTCACGCACAGAGAACGCGCCTCGTCCTTCTTGAGCACTGCGACCTTTGCGGGGTCGCCTGGCAAGGCGAAGGCGAGGATCTCTCCGCCGCCGGGCAAGCAGGCGCGCGCCTTGTCAACGTCGGTGCCACCGGCCTGGGCTTCGCACGCGTTGCAGTAGATCTTGCCGTCGCACCCGCACACGGCGGGGCAATCGGTGGCGCAGTTGGGGGGCCGCACTGTGCACGTGCCCCGCTGGCCGTCTTTGCCGCAGGAGCCCACGAGCTCGTAGGCGCACCACTCGTTGCCCGCGCACAGCGCGGCGCCGGCGCCGCAGATGATGCGCGTCCCGCCGCTGTCGGTGCCGGCGTCCACAGTGGCGGGGTTGGTCGTCGTCTCGTCGCTGGTGCAGGCAACACCGAGGCCGACAGCGATAACGACGCCGGCGGACACGAGGGAACGGCGAACGAGCGAGTTGAAGGATGCAAGAGCAGACATCGTCGGTGGTTCTTTTCTCGAAGCGCGAGGTAGAGGTGCGGATCAGTTGCGAGCCATAAACGGACAGACGGACACGAGCGTTTTGAACGGCCGCCGACTGCAGGCGAAGCCCGTCGCTTGCCCGTAAGACTTTTCGTCGCTGCACTCCTGCGACTTCTCGTAGCTGCCCTCGTTGTTCGTTTCGAGGGGGCGCTTGCAGTCGCCGATCTGAAAGATGTCCCACGAGTAGCGGCCGCGCGTGTCCCACTGGTGGACCACGCGCACCGGGACGAAGTCGCCTTCATCGTACTTGGCCATGCAGGCGGCGAAGTCTTTGCCGCCGCGGACCATCTGGAACTGATCGCCGGGGCACGGATCCCACTCAAGCTCGAGGTCGACGAGCGTCGGCGCGCCCTTGTCGTCGGTATCGACCACCGTGCGCTTCACGATCTGGCAGACGGACTCGAACTGCTCATCCTTGCGGCTGCACCCCAAGAGCGAGCCGACCGCGAGCAAGGTGAGGAGGTGGACCAGGCGCAAGACCGAGCGAGGTTACGACGGCGCTCGGTCGTTTGGAAGGGGACGGCGGAACGGGCGGTTCTAACCGAGAATGTCGACGTACACCTGCGGCCGGGTCGCCTCGGCCGCGCCCATCCGCTCGAGGTGCGCGAGGCCCGCGAGGACGGTCCCCTCGTCCCACGCGTCGCCGACGAGCTGAAAGCCAATGGGAAGACCGGCGGCGGTCTTGCCGACGGGGGCCGTGCCCGCCGGCAGGCCCGTCAGGTTCGCGAGAAACGCGTAGCGGCACGCTCGCGCCAGCGCGTGGCCGTCAATGAAGCCGCTGGCCATCTCCTGCGCCGTGACGGCCGGTGCCGCGTCGGCGGTCGTCGGCAGCGCCAAGAGGTCGATGTCTCGGAAGGCGTGGGCGACCTCCGCACGAAGGCCCGTGCGGAGCCGTTGGGCGTCGAGAAATTCGGTGGAAGATACACACGACAGCGCCGCGAATGACACTTGGACGTCGTGCCCCATCAGGTGGCCAAGCCGCTGGTAGTCGCGGGCGTTCAGCGCGAGGGCCTCGGGGCCGATGTTGAGCGCGCCGATGCCAATGGCAAAACGCAACAGCTCGAGGCGCACGGGAACAAGGACCGCGCCTTCGCGCTCGAGGGCGCGAAGGGCCTCTCGTCCGCCGGCGGCCATCTCGGAGGAGGCGTCGGCCCACTCGCGCTCCTCGACGCCGACGCGCAGGCCTCGAACACCGCGACGAAGCGCGGCGCTGAGCGCCCGCTTGTCGATGGCGGGAGCGACGAACGTCTCCGGGTCCTCCGCGTCGCTGTGACCGATGCGCTCGAGGACGCCGGCGAGATCGACCGCGCTCGATGCGAGGGGACCGACGTGGGACATGCTCCCGCTGGCGAAGGTGCCACGCCGACTGACTCTTCCCCAAGTGGGCTTGAGGCCGAAGACGCCGTTCCACGCCGCGGGAATGCGCACCGACCCGCCGCCGTCGACGCCGAGCGCGAAGGGCACGAGACCGGTGGCGACGGCGACGCCGGAGCCCGTGGAGGAGCCGCCGGCCAGGTGTCCCGGCGCGTGCGGATTGCGCGGCATGGTCCGGAGGGCGTTCTGCCCGAGCGGCGACATCCCGTATTCGGTCATGGGCGTCGTGCCGAGAATGATGGCGCCGGCGGCGCGCAGCGCCTCCACGCAGGCCGCGTCCTGGCTCGCCGGCAGGTCGCTCAGGACCCTCGTACCGTTCTGGTGCAGCAGACCGGCGACGGCGCTCTGTTCCTTGATGGCGCAGGGCACTCCGTCGAAGGGCCCGAGCGTCGCCTTCGTTCGCCACCGCTCCGTCGAGGCCGCTGCCGCGCGCGTGGCCACGTCTTCGTCGCGTTGAAGCAAGACCGCGTGGGTCGGCGTGCGTGACTCGAGGTCGCGCGCTTTCTCGAAGCACCGTCGCACGACCTCACTCGGCGTGAGGTCGCCCCGCCCGTAGGCTTCTCCAATCTTCATCACCGTAGGGGCCCAGCCGCCGGCTGGCAGCGGCAGGTCGGCGGGGCCCGAGCGCGGCGGTCGTCCCGCCAGCGGCGTCAAGTTATGCAGCAGGCCTCCGCGCAGCCCCTCCGGGAGAGCCAAGAGCTCGTCTCCGCGGACGTCCTTTCGCAGGGCTCGATAGATGGAGTATGCGCCTCCGCGCGTGCGCGCAGCCCGCGCGAGGGTACGAAGCGGAACACCGGAGATGCGCGGGACAGGCATGACCTCCGATTTCGGCGACATCGCTCTCGGCGTCAATCGCGCGCGGCGCGGCTCGGCTTTGGCCGGGCGTGCCGAACGACCGCCCGCTATTCGGACGGTCGTCCGCCGACGCCCCTTTCGCAACTCGCAAGACGGGCGCTATAACCGTCCCCATGACGAACGTCGTGCCGGCCCACGTGTCGACCGCCATCACCGAAGGTATCCGCGTCACCGTCGAGTCGACGTACGTGGCGGAGCAGTCCTCGCCCCGCGAGCACCGCTACGTCTTCGCGTACACGGTCCGCATCGTCAACGAGGGCACGGGCGACGTGCAACTCCGCAGTCGCCACTGGATCATCACCGATGGCGCGGGCAAGGTCGACGAGGTGCGAGGTCCCGGTGTCGTGGGCAAGCAGCCGCGGCTCCAGCCTGGTGAGCGCTTCGAGTACACGAGCGGCTGCGTCCTTGAGACGCCGCGCGGCCAGATGAAGGGCAGCTACCAAATGGAGGGCGCCGACGGCCGCGGCTTCGACGCGAACATCGCGCCCTTCCTCTTGAGCCTCCCGCTCACCCTGAACTAGCCCGGCACACGAGCGCCATGGACGAGTCAAAGTATCGCGACCTCGCGGAAGTTGCGTTCCGCCGCATCGAGGACGCCCTCAAGGACGTCGACCCGGACGTCGTCGAGTGCGAGCGAACGCAAGGCGACGTCCTCACGCTGACCTTCTCGGGCCGACGCCGTTGCGTCATCAACACGCAGCGCCCCACGCAGCAGATCTGGGTCGCCGCCAACGCGCGCGCCTGGCACTTCTCGTTCGACGAGGCTAGCGGCGCGTGGTGCGAAGCGAAGAGCGGTTCGAGCGAGCTCTTCGCGACGCTCCAAGCGA of Myxococcales bacterium contains these proteins:
- the apaG gene encoding Co2+/Mg2+ efflux protein ApaG is translated as MTNVVPAHVSTAITEGIRVTVESTYVAEQSSPREHRYVFAYTVRIVNEGTGDVQLRSRHWIITDGAGKVDEVRGPGVVGKQPRLQPGERFEYTSGCVLETPRGQMKGSYQMEGADGRGFDANIAPFLLSLPLTLN
- the cyaY gene encoding iron donor protein CyaY, producing MDESKYRDLAEVAFRRIEDALKDVDPDVVECERTQGDVLTLTFSGRRRCVINTQRPTQQIWVAANARAWHFSFDEASGAWCEAKSGSSELFATLQAIVKESASLDLSI
- a CDS encoding AraC family transcriptional regulator, producing MLPSSSETPSVLPPNFPKGTQRIRCRAVAPGLLGYVIQFEPGAPYRRPLVVEDRFEVAVLLHGRGTYESEARGAHVLESDQLYSYNPGELHTDSRVSSDERGVLVGFRITDPTAFGWSEHPVAGALRHNDPRLVLAARSFADAALSRAPLDHDAIVTAVMQFVERETSPMCVDPLEKARRLIESEHVSQLYVAHLAEAACMLPETFTRAFRRRFHTTPIDYRLRVRLRAGRQLLLARPDLTVTGAALQVGFESTRFFRMALRGRGHMSPQELRALYAEVEGLPVPETARRAASELQSVG
- a CDS encoding amidase, whose protein sequence is MSPKSEVMPVPRISGVPLRTLARAARTRGGAYSIYRALRKDVRGDELLALPEGLRGGLLHNLTPLAGRPPRSGPADLPLPAGGWAPTVMKIGEAYGRGDLTPSEVVRRCFEKARDLESRTPTHAVLLQRDEDVATRAAAASTERWRTKATLGPFDGVPCAIKEQSAVAGLLHQNGTRVLSDLPASQDAACVEALRAAGAIILGTTPMTEYGMSPLGQNALRTMPRNPHAPGHLAGGSSTGSGVAVATGLVPFALGVDGGGSVRIPAAWNGVFGLKPTWGRVSRRGTFASGSMSHVGPLASSAVDLAGVLERIGHSDAEDPETFVAPAIDKRALSAALRRGVRGLRVGVEEREWADASSEMAAGGREALRALEREGAVLVPVRLELLRFAIGIGALNIGPEALALNARDYQRLGHLMGHDVQVSFAALSCVSSTEFLDAQRLRTGLRAEVAHAFRDIDLLALPTTADAAPAVTAQEMASGFIDGHALARACRYAFLANLTGLPAGTAPVGKTAAGLPIGFQLVGDAWDEGTVLAGLAHLERMGAAEATRPQVYVDILG
- a CDS encoding TolC family protein; protein product: MKASTIALSCFTLTAAAWPKASSAQAPPHTAHDPPAAALIDRRVALTRGAAAGPGVATALAPRASAAQAEEMAGPFLRAPALTVFAGYRARAPVVGPELSVNLTQDVALRGLGDARRQAAAQLREAVHADVQQARLGAALRGVLAWASALEAKDVLRLRTLALAQAEAVAASTKARVASGVGQPRELALASGEVGTAHALVLEAEGTLFERLVDLRHALGMAESDAVDVSGDLYASDDRAVDAKSALASVSEHPAMRTARARTELVAREGLLTRAQHGPTAMVGGSYAREATGEQIVGAIVGFPLAIVDPSRFEQARLRASEDGLRAHEARTLAELRRDVNLALHDREHWREVKEALRSRAIEPLREALRLAKKEYEVGTQDVAMVLLARQKVVGAEEQMARAAGAVVRSDAQLAYLTGALAAEIGRSP